The DNA segment TGTCTTAAAGGAGCTGAAGCAGAAAAACGAAGAGCAGAAAAAAGAGCAGAATTTGTCGTAAAAACCACTGGACGAATCCGGTATTTTGTGAGAGAATAAGAGCGAGTATTGTGTGATTTTTTTAACGATACAGGCCTGTCCAGGTACTATAAATTGAAAGGAGTTTTATCATGATTTATTCACATGAAGTAGAACAGATGTGTACGGTTGCCCAGGGCGTGAACCATGGCGCCGCTCCGATCCCGGAGGAGGCAAAATGGGTGCAGTCCAAGGAAATCAAGGATATTTCCGGCCTGACCCACGGCATCGGCTGGTGCGCGCCGCAGCAGGGTGCATGTAAGCTGACCTTAAACGTAAAAGAAGGAATCATCCAGGAGGCGTTAGTGGAGACCATCGGCTGTTCCGGTATGACCCATTCCGCAGCCATGGCAGCCGAAATCCTTCCGGGAAGAACTGTTTTAGAGGCACTGAACACGGACCTTGTCTGTGACGCCATCAACACGGCCATGAGAGAGCTGTTCCTTCAGATCGTTTACGGAAGAACCCAGAGCGCTTTCTCCGAGGAAGGGCTTCCGATTGGAGCCGGCCTTGAGGATCTTGGAAAAGGGCTTCGCTCCCAGATCGGAACCATGTACGGCACCTTAAAGAAGGGCCCGCGTTATCTGGAGATGGCAGAGGGCTATGTAACCGGCATCGCCCTGGACGCTGACGACCAGATCATCGGATACCAGTTCGTGAACCTCGGAAAAATGACGGACTTCATCAAGAAAGGCGATGACCCGAACACTGCATACGAGAAGGCAAAAGGCCAGTACGGCCGTGTCGCCGACGCAGTCAAGATTATCGACCCGAGACAGGAGTAAAGGAATTTTTTGCGCGCGGCGCAAAAAATTCCGCTACGCAAACGGAGCGAAGCGGAGTTCGCGTTTCCCGTTTTTAGAATTGGCGGGAACGAATCCCCTGAAGGGCGGAATCCGCGTTCCCCGTATTTGGAATTGGCGTGAAAAACGTCAGAAAATGAAGTTCCCATATTTTTAAGGAGGAAAATAGAATCATGGCATTATTTGAATCATATGAGAGAAGAATTGACAAGATCAATTCTGTTTTGAACAGCTATGGAATCTCTTCGATTGAAGAAGCAGAGAAGATCACAAAAGATGCTGGCTTGAACGTATATGAGCAGGTAAAAAAGATCCAGCCGATTTGCTTTGAAAATGCATGCTGGGCTTACACCGTAGGCGCAGCCATCGCCATCAAGAAGGGCTGCCGCCGCGCAGCAGATGCCGCAGCAGCTATCGGAGAGGGTCTTCAGGCCTTCTGTATCCCGGGCTCCGTTGCCGACCAGAGAAAGGTTGGACTGGGCCATGGAAACCTTGGAAAGATGCTGCTTGAAGAAGACACAGAGTGCTTCTGCTTCTTAGCCGGACACGAGTCCTTCGCAGCGGCAGAAGGCGCCATCGGCATCGCCGAGAAGGCAAACAAGGTTCGCAAAAAACCGCTCCGCGTCATCTTAAACGGCCTTGGAAAAGATGCAGCACAGATCATCTCCCGCATTAACGGCTTTACATACGTGGAGACCCAGATGGATTATTATACCGGCGAAGTGAAGGAAGTGTTCCGCAAGTGCTACTCCGCAGACCCGGAGAGCCCGCGCGCAAAGGTAAACTGCTACGGCGCCAATGACGTTACCGAGGGCGTTGCGATCATGTGGAAAGAGGGCGTTGACGTTTCCATCACCGGAAACTCCACCAATCCGACCCGCTTCCAGCACCCGGTAGCCGGTACCTACAAGAAAGAGTGCGTGGAGAAAGGCAAGAAATACTTCTCCGTTGCATCCGGCGGCGGCACAGGCCGTACCCTTCATCCGGACAACATGGCAGCCGGCCCGGCTTCCTACGGCATGACCGACACCATGGGACGCATGCACTCCGACGCACAGTTTGCAGGCTCCTCCTCCGTTCCGGCCCATGTGGAAATGATGGGACTGATCGGAATGGGAAATAACCCGATGGTTGGGGCTACGGTGGCTGTGGCTGTTTCGATTGAGGAGGCAGCGAAGGCTGGGAAGTTCTAAGGAATGCCCATTTTATAAGGGTTTCTGAATTTCTGAGGTGTGCTGAAATGGTGTGAAAATCAGTGTGCAGCACACATTACGCAGTGTACAAAGATACTGATGTTTGAAAGAATGGATAAGAGATGTTTCCTGAGATTTTCTGAGCGAAACATCTCTTATTTTGTTGCTTTATAGGAAATTCTGATTTTGGATAGGAAAAAAAGAAGCCCTGTTGATCGAACATATGTTAGATCAGCAGAGAAATGAACATGACAATAAGACGGTGGTTGGATTTAGAAGATATAGAGACCTTCTTCTCCAAACAAATCGTCAAATGGGTCATCTTCATTAAAAAGTAATCCATATCCAGAAGGTTAATCTCGCTCATATGGTGAATATTCTCGGATGTCACTCCTTTCGGTGGGTGTTCTATATATTTTTTGCGCAGTGCCTCAATATCTGGTTTCATAGCAAGCATTCTTCTTTGGAAGGATTATCTTTTAAAAGCAGGAGCAGAAACAAATCGGAGATTTATGAAAAATTTACAATCAGAAAAATTACACTGATTGTAAAGAGGAATTTTCTATGATATGATAAAAGTAGCAGAAAAGGTTTTTGTTACTTGACTTTAGCGAAGAGGAAGGCCGGTGGGAGTATGGCAGAACTGGATTTTGATAGAAAACACGCAGAAGATTTGCAGAGACTGCGGGGATTCCGCCTTCTGGATGATGATTTTATGAGCAAGGTCTTTGAAGATAAAGCGTGTTCACAGTTTTTATTACAGATCATTTTAGACAAAAAAGGTTTAAGCGTTCAAAAGGTACACGCCCAGCATGATGTAAAGAATTTGCAGGGACGTTCCATCCGTTTGGATATTGTAGCGACTGACGAAAACGGACGGGTGTATAATATTGAAATCCAAAGAAGTGATAAGGGAGCCAGTATTAAGAGGGCCAGATATAACAGCAGCCTGTTGGATGCAAATGTAACAGAGCCAGGTGATGATTATGAGAACCTTATAGAGACGTATATTATTTTTATTACAGAGAATGACGTACTGAAAGCGGGCCTGCCTATTTATCACATAGATCGGACGATTAAAGAAACGGGCGTAATGTTTGGGGATGAAGCACATATCATATATGTAAATTCCCAGATAAAAGATGAAACGGAATGCGAAAGGAGTGGAAACTATGTGCCGTGCTATGGAGGAGATGAGAAAAGAAGCTGCTGTTGAAGAATTGCTAAAAACGCTTCGTAACCTTATGAAAAATGTAGGCTGGACGGCAGAGCAGGCATTGACTGCTATGGGGGTTTCTGAAACGGACAAAGGCATTCTTATGAAAAAACTTTAATAGATATCAAAGAGCCGGTCAAAGCTCAAAATTGAGCGATGACCGGCTTCTTGAATTAAGAGATGGTATGATCCTGGAAAATACACCTTATACCAGACAATGCATCATCAGGACAATCTTACACGGTTTAACACGGATGAAACTTTAAGAGAATTTGGCGACCGGAAAGATACCGCTGATTTAATGAAAGTGGAAAAGATTGCAGTTGAGCAATTAAATGGCTATTTGCGGGTGGGAATAACTTTCAATCAGGAGACGCCCCTTTGCAGGCATACAATCATTTTAGCCGTTTTATAAATTCTACGCAATAATAGAGAAAATGACAATCACTGAATGTCAATTGAGGAGCGTTTTATGTATAAAAACAAGGCGGAAAACGGTGGAAATAATATTTGCGGCCAGAGGATAAAGGAAATCCGGGAGAATCTGCCAGAGAAAACTTCCCAGCGGAAACTGGCAGATATGCTGCAACTGGCAGGATTGGATATTGATAAGAATGCGGTGCAGCGGATTGAAAGTGGGAAACGGTTCGTGACGGATATTGAGTTGAAGGTGATTGCGGAGGTGCTGGGGATTAGTTATGATAAACTGCTAAATTGATTTAATGCATAATTTTTTGTTGAAATACCGTCCTTTTCCGAATCTGCTTCGTATAAAGAAGCAGAGTGGTTCAAAGTAACGAGATCAAAAAAAGGAAAGAGAGGAAACAGCATGAAAACCTTGGAAGAATTGTACCAGGAGGTATTGTCAAGCGACGAATTGAAGAATGCCTTTGCCGAAGCGATGCAGAAGAACAGTGCGGAGTCTTTTCTAAAGGCCAACGGCTGTGAAGCGGCAAAAGAGGAGCTGAAAGCCTTCCTGCTGGAGAAGCAGAATGAGCTGACGGAGGAAGAACTGGACAGTGTGAGCGGCGGTATTTCGGATTATGCGAAAGAGAAATTGAAAGATGTCATCACAAAAATAAGCGACAAGAGATAGACCTGTCTGGAGGAAAAGTCATCACCAATCCTCCTGTCTGCATCTTCCGGAATGATGACAGCCAGTCTTCCCATATTTGTAGGAGACCGCACGAACCCTTCAGGGGGTGTGAAGGATATACATCGAGGGTTTGCCAAGAACAAAAAGGTTCTGGCAGGCCCTTATTTTTGTACTTTTTCACACTCCGGGCAGATATCTGTTTCCTCACGCTCTATTCCCGAACAAAATCGCAGATTGTATGATTTGGATAGCTTGTTATTACAAACCGCATGAACATACGAACGATTTTTAAGGAGGAGTGTATGACGATTTATGGCTATGTACGGGTTTCCAGCACAGATCAGAATGAGGACAGGCAGATGGCAGCGATGCAGAAAAAGGCGGTGCCGCCCCAAAACGTCTTTGTGGACAAACTGTCCGGGAAGGATTTTAAGCGCCCGGAATACAGGCGGTTGGTTCAGAAGCTTAAGGAGGGCGATCTTCTCTATATTCTCAGCATTGACCGCCTCGGGCGCAATTATGAAGAAATCCAGGAACAGTGGCGTGTTTTAACAAAGGAAAAGGGAATTGATGTTTCTGTCATCGACATGCCGCTACTGGACACCGGGCAGGGAAAGGATTTGATGGGCACATTTATTGCAGACCTGGTACTTCAGATTTTATCGTTTGTGGCGCAGACGGAGTGCGAGAACATCAAAAAGCGGCAGGCGGAGGGGATTGCCGCCGCCAAAGAAAAAGGCGTAAAATTCGGCAGGCCGGAAATTGCGGTGCCGGCCGATTTCGGGCAGATTGTGGGAAAGTGGGAAAAACGGCAGCTCTCGTTTCAGGAAGTGCTGAAGCGGTGCGGCATGAGCGAGGCTACATTTTACCGCCGCCTGCGGGAATATCGGCGTCCGGAATAAGAACAGACATAAAAAGACTGTCATAAAGTACACCTTTTGACAGCCTTTCAATACCTCTTTAATATAACCCAAACAGGCCATTTTTTCAATCTATTTCACGGATTTTATGGATAAAAGTGCTATTTTTTGCCGGACGGACTGCCGCAGGGGGACTGATACCGGCCATTGTCAAAAGGTGTACCTTATGACACAGCCAAAAAACAGGAGGAGGATCTATCCATGAAAAAAACAAGGAATCAGGAGCAAGCAGGCAGGCGAAGCCATCTAAAAAAGCTCAGAGGCAGGGTTACGGTGTCTGCATTTTTGCTGTTAATGTCCATTGGACTTGCCGGCTGCGGCAGCAACAGCAGCAGCCCTTCGGCTTCCGGCACGGCGGGCAGTAAGGCAAACGAGCAGGCACAGGCCGATACCAGTACGGAGTCACAGGCAGAGGCGCAGACAGATGCAGGAAATGAAGACGGACAGGAACTTACGCTGGCGGACGGCGCGGCCAAGCTGATTTATATGGATGATGCCTACATTTCGCTGATGTACTATGGGCCTTACGAAGATACCGGCAAACATTTGGAGGATAAGAACGGCGAATCTTTAGGTTCCCTGTTCCGTGAATGGACAGCCGGAAACGAAGCCTGGGGCCTGTTTACCTCGGAGGAATTCCCGGGAGAGGGACACAGCGCAGACGATGTGCTGCTTTCTGTGACGGATTACTCGGTCAGCTCGGAGCCAGAGGAATTCTATCCCCTGACAGAGACGCTGACGGAAGAAGAAGCTGAGACAATTGGCCTGGATGTCCTGGAGGGACATATTGGAAAGGTTCTCGCTGGCGAAGCTCACTGCGACGGTCACGGCTTTGAAGCTCCCCGGCTGTATATATTCTTTTATGACGAATATCATGATGAGATTCTTATGGATATGGACGGACTTGCTGACCGGTTCAGCTTTTATACGGAGGACGGAACGCCTCTCGAAGAGTGGTCTGAGGACTGTACGATGGAGCGGGAGACAAAGAGAGATTATATTTCCTTATATTTCAAGAACAAGGACAAAGATTATAATGCAGAGGCGAATGAAGCCATGTGCGAGGAATTTCGGGCATTGAAGCCGTATGCGCTCTACACTGCAAAGGACGGCACAACGAAACAGTTCCCGCTCTTCCCCGGAGAATAGTCTCCATGCGGGGCGGGAGGCTTTGAGAAAGCAGAGAAAAATTTATGATATAAGGGGGATTTAACATGCTGTTTATTATTCTTCTTGTCGCAGCGGTGATTGTCTTTTTCTACTTTGCGGGAAAGAAAGGGGAATCGAATGCGGAAGCGGCGGAAAAACCGCTTACGGATAAGAAGCTGGAAAAGAAACTGGAAAAGAAACTGAAAGGAATCCGGGAAATGCTTAATGACAGATACGAGGGGTATTCTCCGGCATATGTATATAATTTGCAGGAGCTGGCGAGGCTTACGGCGCAGGGGCAGGGCGTGGCGCAGGATACGGAGCTTGCATGCCGTCTCTGGGAGGAAGCCGTGGACGTGGCCCTGTTTGTGAAGATCGGCGGCTGGGGCAGCAGTGATGAGAAATTTCATTCCTTCGACGTGGATAAGATGGTGGATTTTTTCCTGGATGGAACCTATGTGCCCAGAGATCCGGAACGGGCCATGGGCATCGTGAATAAGCTGATCGACGCGGGAGAACCAAAAGCTGTGTACTTACGTCAGGACATCATCCGCCAGCAGCTCCCCGATGATGCGCCGGGAAAGAACGAATTCCTTCGCTCGGACTATGAGGCGAATTACCAGAAATACGTGGACGCCCTGAAACTTCTTCAAACAAAAAAACTGTTGGATCAGTACGCTTTCCAGACCGTGCGCCTGGCCGAGATAGAAAAGCTGGAGCCGGAATTTTTCGAGGCGGGATTTGATGAGAAATCGGCGAAGGGGCTGCCCTGGCTGCTTAAAAAGATCGGCTGGCCTGCTCCGGGCCCGGCCCCGGCCATTTCCCGCTCTCAGGCCCTGCAAGAACTGATTGAGAGCAACGAAGTGAGCGGGTACATGGATAACTCCTCAGATTATGAGGAGCTTGCAGAGGGAGGGGACGTGGAGGCCATGCGCCGCGCCGGACAGCTTCTCCGGGATGTGTGTTCCTCCTACCCGGGAAGCGATGAGGATACCCGCGGAATCCAGTGGCTTCAGAAAGCCGCGGACGCGGGAGACGCCCTGGCCCAGTATCTTCTGGATCCGAAGAAAACAGACGCGTCCGCCATGGCCGCGTTAGCCTGTACCGGGAACATAGAAGCGCTGTACGACCTGGGGCATATGGTGGAAAAAGGCTATGGAGGCCCCGCTTCCCCTGCCGCCGCTTTTATGATCTGGAATATGGCATGGAACCTGATCGGCGACTGCCGGGAGCGGAAGGATTATCATGGCATGGTCTGGAAATACAAACTGGCGAGAGCCCGGGGCGACATGCGGGAGGAGACGCTTCTTTTCTGGTGCGCGGGGGATGTAGATAAATCCGGCAAATTTTCCGTTGCGGGAAATTACAGTCCGGCCAGCTACGAGCTTCAGCGCAGCCATTTTGCGGAGAGAACAGAGAATGGATACCAATGGACGGGAGAAGAGGCATGGAGACACGACTACGCCAAGGCAAGACATCTGTACAATCTCCAGAAGGAAAGAGACACCTATTGGGGCCGTTATGTGGAACGTTTCTATACCGATGCCGACAGAAAGACCCCGAAACAGGAGCAGGCCGCGTATGAAAAGGTCGAGAGAGAACGCCGGGTGTGCAGCATCGCCCTTGCCATGCCAGGACTTCCGGATCTGGAGCTGATACGAAAAGGCATCATCCCGGACGACATCCGTCCGCTTGTGGCTCGGGCGGCGGCATCGCCTGTGGAACAGACCGCCGTTTTGCAGGAAAACGACTGCCGTATTCAGGATATGCCGCACTATATTTTTGATGAGATGAACCGCCGCTGGGCCTACACCGGG comes from the Eubacteriaceae bacterium Marseille-Q4139 genome and includes:
- a CDS encoding GGGtGRT protein → MALFESYERRIDKINSVLNSYGISSIEEAEKITKDAGLNVYEQVKKIQPICFENACWAYTVGAAIAIKKGCRRAADAAAAIGEGLQAFCIPGSVADQRKVGLGHGNLGKMLLEEDTECFCFLAGHESFAAAEGAIGIAEKANKVRKKPLRVILNGLGKDAAQIISRINGFTYVETQMDYYTGEVKEVFRKCYSADPESPRAKVNCYGANDVTEGVAIMWKEGVDVSITGNSTNPTRFQHPVAGTYKKECVEKGKKYFSVASGGGTGRTLHPDNMAAGPASYGMTDTMGRMHSDAQFAGSSSVPAHVEMMGLIGMGNNPMVGATVAVAVSIEEAAKAGKF
- a CDS encoding helix-turn-helix transcriptional regulator; protein product: MYKNKAENGGNNICGQRIKEIRENLPEKTSQRKLADMLQLAGLDIDKNAVQRIESGKRFVTDIELKVIAEVLGISYDKLLN
- a CDS encoding recombinase family protein, yielding MTIYGYVRVSSTDQNEDRQMAAMQKKAVPPQNVFVDKLSGKDFKRPEYRRLVQKLKEGDLLYILSIDRLGRNYEEIQEQWRVLTKEKGIDVSVIDMPLLDTGQGKDLMGTFIADLVLQILSFVAQTECENIKKRQAEGIAAAKEKGVKFGRPEIAVPADFGQIVGKWEKRQLSFQEVLKRCGMSEATFYRRLREYRRPE